The DNA region AAGATAAGTGGAAAAAGAGAAAAATAGGGAAATTTATAAAGTCTAAGCTGAAAAAGGATCTGGAAAGATTAAAGGATGCAAAATTGAATTTAGGATATTATTCATTTGAGAAAATAGAAAAGTTTGAATATGGATATTATCTTGAAAATATGATAGGAAAAACTGAAATAGAGGAAATTGATGAAAAGATTAACCCTCTGATGTTTGGTAGTATAATTCATTCTGTTTATGAAAAAATTGTAAAGGAAAATAAGGAAAAGATAGAAAAGTTTGAATATGATGCAGATATTAATGAAATAAGAAAAATACTGAATGAAGTACTTAATTCCTATGAATATAAAATGCCACAGGAATTTATTAAATTTTATAGGGAAATATCATTTGAAGAAATTGCAAAATCTATCAAAAAGTTTTTCAGGCAGTTAAAGGAGGAAATGCTGAATCAATCTGAAATAGAGATTTATTCTGAAGAAAAAGTAAGACTTGATAAAGAAAAAAATATTTATAAAAATGTATATATAAATGGAAGAATGGATTTATATATAAAAACAGCTATAGAAAAAATATTTGTAGATTACAAGTCAGGAAAATTAGATAAAAAGGAAAAAATAGAGGAGGCCCAGAGACAGCTTGACTATTATTCGATAATGCTGGAAGAAAATGATGGAAAAGAAATAAAAAAATGGATAGTAGATACATGGAATGGTGAAATAATAAAAGATGGGAGGGAAACTCCTTCACTGACTGAAGACGATATAAAAAATGTTTTAAAAAGATATTATGAAAATGAATATTACAGTATTGGAGAAGGAGAAAAAGAACCAGAAACGTTTAATTATAGAACATATAAAAATATATGCAGATGGAAAGATGAGGTGGATGGAGAAAATGAATAGGACAGTATTGAAGGCAAGTGCCGGAACAGGGAAAACGTACAGACTTTCCCTGGAATTTATAGCTAACCTTATAAAAGGAACAGATTATAGAAATATAGTTGTAATGACTTTTACAAAAAAAGCAACTGCTGAAATAAAAGAAAGAATATATGATTTTCTTTATCAGATTGCCTTTGAAGAATATAACTGGCAGGATCTTGAAAAAAATCTTAAGGAAATTTATGGATTAAAAGATTCCCAGATAAATAAGGAAAAACTTCAGGAAATATATTTTAATATTATAAGAAATAAGGATGAAATACGTATCTATACAATTGACGGTTTTACAAACAAAATATTTAAAAATACGATAGCACCTTTTTTTGGAATATATAATTTTGAGACTCTTGATGAAGAGGATGAGGAATTTTATGGAAATATACTTGGACAAATTTTAGAAAATGAAGATTATTTTGAAAAATTTCTATTTTTAGTAGAAGAGAAAAATGAAAAAAAGAAAATAACAACATATATAGATTTTATAAAAGATATACTAAATATACAGAATTATTTTATTTTGTCTGAGGAAAAAACTGATTTTGGTGAAAAAAAGGAAGATACAAGTTTTGTAAATTATCTTGAAGAGACATTTAAACATATTGAAGTGGTAGCGGAAGTAAAAAATAAAGGGAATAAAAGTGAGTATAATCCAGTAACATATTATATAAACAAGGATTTTCATAATATTTATAAAAAATTTAAAAATATTGATGAAATAATAAAGGATAAAATTGAAAATAAGAGGGAAAAGATAGATATAATAATGCAAAATTGGGGAGCTTTTTATGATAAGGGAGGCTTTAAAGTAAAAAATGGACAATCTGTAAAAGGAAAAAATGTAGAAGATTATATTGAAAAGATAGATAACTTAAAAGAACCTTTCATGAAAAGTCTGTCAAAAAATATATTTACACAAAAAGTAATTCCTCTCCATGAAAAAATGACAGAAATGGCAGAAATAATCTACAGTATTGCTGAAAATGAAAAGAGAAAGTCAAAGAGATTTACTCATAATGATGTTTCAGTTTACACATATAAATTTATTTATAACAAGGAACTTAGCTTTATTCAGGGAAACGGTGTTACAAAGAATTTCCTTGAACTGATTGGTGGAGAAATAGACACCATAATGATAGATGAGTTTCAGGATACAAGTGTTCTGCAATGGAAAATCCTGAGTTTATTAATGGAAAGTGCCAAAAATATAATTTGCGTTGGAGATGAAAAGCAGAGTATATACGGATGGCGTGGCGGAGAAAAAGAGCTGTTTGAAAAACTTGATAAAATAATAGATGGAAAAGTTGAAAATCTTGATAAATCCTACAGAAGCTATAAACAGGTTATTGAAAATGTAAACAGGATCTATGAAAACTATGGTGAAAACTGGGAATATTCACCTGTAAAATATAGAGATGATGAAGAATATCAGGGAGGATATTTCAGTTACTGTTTAAGAGAAATTCCTGATAAATCTGAAGTTGCCAAAACATACGAAGATATAGTAGACATGATTAAGAAAGGGAAAATAAAAAATCTTGGAAAAAGCTGTATTTTATGCAGAACAAATACCCAGATACAAAAAATTGTTGAAAGACTGAATGAGGAAAATATTCCTTATACATTAAACAATAATGCATCTATACTGAATCATGAAGCTGTAAACCCGTTGTATAAGCTGATAAAATATTTTGTATTTCATAACTTTGTATATTTTCTGGAATTTATGAGATCTGATCTTATAGGCTGTTTAAATGACCATGTGGGATATCTTCTTGAAAATAAATCAAAAATAGAAGAGTATATGAGGGATGAAAAAAATGAAACTTTTTCAGAATATGTTAACAGGCAGGAAGAAATTACAGCAGTAAGCCTTAAAAAATATGAAGAAATAGATAAAATGGAAAGAAATAATCTTCTTTTTTCAGATGTACTGTATAAAGTAAAGGAATTGAAAAAGTTGGCAAAAAATCTGAACAGTAAATATGAAAAGGAAAATTTTTCTCAAAAAATAATAGAAAATTTCAATGTGATAAATTTCTATTCAACAAACAGTGATATAAAAAATATATTCAATTTCTTCAATATACTTAAGGAAAATGATAATTTATTTGAATTTATAAGTTTTATGGAAGAAAAAAAGGATAAAATAACTCAGATGAGCAGCAGTGACTTGGAAGCAATAAATCTGATGACTATACACAAATCAAAAGGACTTGAATTTGATACAATATTTTATTATAAAAGTAAGAAAAATATAAGTGGATCCAATAATCTGGAAATCTATTTTGAATATGATGAAAAATTTACAAAGTTGAATAAAGTTTTATTAACTTTTGGAAAGTACAATAAGACCTTTATTGAGGGAGATTATAGTGATATCAGGGAAAACAGGGAATATAAAAAGGAAATGGAAGAAATAAATGCTGATTATGTGGCTCTGACAAGGGCAAAGAAAAATCTGATGCTATTTTTTGACACAAACAAAACAGTAGAAAAAGGTCTTGCTAAAAGGCTTATAGATGTTTATGGAGAAAATGAAGGATATGAATGTGGAGAAATTACTGAAAGTGAGAAAAAAATAGAGGATAATTTATCTGAAAATAATCAGCAGACAGATGAAAAGCTTAACAGAATAATGCCTTATTTTTCAAACAGCAAAGTAAATTTCCCTGTGAAAGATTTTAAAATAACACTGAAGGAAGAGTTTAAGAGAAAGAAAGGTCTTGCTATACACTATTATTTTGAACATATTTTAAATAATATTGAAGAAGATAAAAAGACAGCAAAATCAGCTCTTTTAAGCAGATATGGAAATATGCTTGGAAAGACTATTTTAACAGAAATCATTTCCAGACTGGAAGAGTTTATTTCTAAAAATAGGGATATCTACGATAAAAAATATAAAGTATATACAGAATTTGAAATATATGATTCAGAGGGAAATAAGAAAATTATGGACAGAATAAATATTGATGAAGAAAATAAGAAAATATATATTTTTGACTACAAGACAGGATATGAACCGTTAGAAAATGAAACATATATCCAGCAGATTGAAAATTACAAGCAAATACTGGATAAAAAACTTGATGGAGAATATGAAATTTATACAAGAATACTGGAAGTGTAAAAAAGAAAATAATCGTTACGAATCAGACTATGGTTCATAACGATTATTTTTTAATTTCATCTTTTATACAAGAAGAAATACAGCAAAGAAATGTGCTATACTTCCCATAAGTACAAAAAGATGCCATATCATATGGTTATATTTACAGATTTTCCACATATAGAAAATAGTTCCCAATGAGTAAAGAATTCCTCCTGCAATAAGAAAAGCCAATGAGATATTACTTATATTTGCACGCAATTCCCCCCATGAAAACACAATCATCCATCCCATAAACAGATAAAGGAGGGTGGAAAACAATCTGAATCTTCCTGTAAAAAAGGCTTTAAATGTTATACCTACTATACATATAATCCACTGAATCCAGAGTACAAGCATTCCTGTTGGAGATTTTACAACTAGAATCAGGAAAGGAGTATATGTAGCCGCTATCAAAATATAAATGGCTGAATGGTCCAGTATTTCAAAAACCATTTTTGCAGTTCCAGGCTTTAAACCATGGTAAATAGACGACATAGTGTAAAGTGTTATTAATCCAAGACCAAAAATGATAAAGGAAATAATGGCTGGAATACTGTTTACCCAGCTGGCCCTTATTATGAGAAGAATAAATCCAAGGATTGAAAGCCCTGCCCCGACAGTATGACTGACAAAATTGGCAATTTCTTCTTCATGGGAAGTTCCTTTTTCCAGACCCATTTCATTTTTTTGACAGCTTTTCTTTTTTAGATTTATATTATTTGAATTTTTCATTTCAGCTCCTTTCATCAGATATACACATATATCCGAGCTCTTTATCTTCTAATATTTTATACCTTTTAAAAGAAAAAATCAAATTTAAAATTAAAAGTTAAATTTTTTCATCAAATGGTTTAAACTGACAAGATCTTCCTTTGAAAAATTAGAAAATATTTCATTAATTTTTTCTATCTGTAAGGGCAGAATTTCAAAAATAGCTTTTCTTCCTTCAGCTGTCAATCTTATATGGGTAATACGTTTGTCAGTTTCAGATTTATTTCTGCAGATAAGGCCCATTTTTTCAAGTTTGTTTAATATATAGGTAATACTTCCGCTTGTAACTAATATTTTTTCCCCTATTTTCTGGGTTGTCTGCTCACCTTTCTGAAACAGCAGATCAAGGACAGAAAAATCAGTCAGGTTTAATCCAAATTCTGAAATATTTTCATTTAAAACTTTTGTGAAATAGCTGTTTACCTGAGTAAGTGTAATAACGGTATCTAGAAGCTCTTTATATTTTAGCATTTACATCACCTTATTATCTTAATTTCAAGATAATATTAGCAAATTATATTTTTTTTGTCAAACTATTATATATGAGCAAATATATTTAAAATCAGAAAAAATAGAATGTTGTGAAAGACAAAAAATAATTTTTAAAAAAATTAATTTATTTTTATGAGAAATAAATTTGACTAATATAAGTTTATACGATAAAATATTATCATTATCAAAATAAATTACTTTGAAAGGAAAAATAAAAATGATGATACATTATTTTATTGCAGGTGGGATTTTTATGTGGGGAATATTGCTGGCATCAATCTGTGGATTTGCAATAGTCCTCGAGAAATTATGGCTTTTTTTCACAAAGGAAAAAGATTATACAAATGAGTACAGAAGACAGCTATTTAAACTACTGCTGACAGAAAGCAAGGATGAAATAGTAAAAGTTACTGAAACAAAAAAGGATTCTGTATCGACGGTTATTACTAAAATAATGAAAAGTATAGATTTAGATTTAGATAAAATGGAAGATGTGGAAAGGGAGTATATTGAGGAAATAATACGTGAAGCTGTTCTGGCACAGACAGGGGAACTGGAAAAAGGAATGTGGCTTCTTGGAGCAGTTGTAAATACAGCTCCACAGTTGGGACTTCTTGGAACTGTTACAGGAATGATTGCTTCATTTTCTGCATTGACGGCAAATAACGCCGACAGTGCAAAAGCTGTTGCGGCTGGAATATCTGAAGCACTTTATACAACTGCTTTTGGACTGATTGTAGCTATCCCTTCCCTAGTTTTTTATAATTATTTTAACAGAAGGATAGATGCAATAATTCTTGAAATGGAAAGGGCGGCCCTACATTTTCTTACTAGAATTAAAAAGCATGAAATTGTTTGTAAAGGTGCTCAATTATAGAGTGTGTCATTAAAGAAAAGAATATTTCTATTTGTGAAAGGAATTAAAAAATGAAATTTGTAAACCGTAGAAGTAAGCAGAATACTGAAATATCAATGTTAAATCTGATAGATGTAATATTCATGCTTCTTATATTCTTTATGATTGCCACTACATTTAATAAATATTCGCAATTTCAGCTGTCAATACCTAAGTCTGATGCGAAATTTGATAAAAAGGAAGAAACCAGGGCAGAAATAGTAGTAGATAGAAATAGGAACTACTACATAAAAATAGGAGATAATGTAAAGCAGATTTCTCTGGAAGGTATTCCGGCTGAACTGGACAAGCTTCCAAAAGAACTTTTAGGAAATATTACAGTTACTGCAGATGAACATCTGGAGTATGGAACTATAGTGGAAACAATGGCAAAGTTAAAAAATAAGAATATAAAGAACATCAATCTTAATATACAAAAAAATAATAAATAAAATACAACAAATGAAGAAAGGAGAAGTGTGACAAATGTATATTAATGTCACACATAGGTGAAACTTATGTTAAAAAAAATTGCAATTTTCAGCTTGATTTTAGCTGCTTTTTCTCTATATGCAGAAGGGGAATATGAAGGAAAACTTCAGGAAACAGTTGTTACAGCGACAGGATTCAGCGATAATATCGAGAATCAGATAAAAAATATTACTGTTATTACATCTGAAGATATTCAGGAAAAGGGTTATAACAATGTGGAAGATATATTGAAACAAGCTCCTGGAGTAAACATAACTCAGACAGGATTTGGATCTGCTGTTGATATAAGAGGACAAGGAAGATTTGGACTTGGAACAAGTGGAAATGTTTCTAAGGCAGTTTCTTCAGTAAAGGTTCTTATTGATGGTGATATTGCAATGGATACAATAGATGCTTCCCATGCCTATATTCCTTTAAACACAATATCAGTTAATGATATCGAAAGAGTTGAAATAATAAATGGTGGTGGAACTGTACTTTACGGAAGTGGAACTAGAGGTGGAGTTGTAAATATTATTACTAAAAATAGAACGAAAGAAGGAGCTTCAGGAAAAGCTTATTATCAGAACAGTTCTTATGGAACAAATAAGCTTGGATTTGATGCGGGAATAAACTTTAACAATAAATTTATTATAGATTTAGGATATGAAAATACTAATGGAAAAGGTTATAGAAAAGGGGAAAAGGAATCATATGATTATTTAAAAGGTGGTTTAAAATATAATATAACTGATAACCATAGTTTAAAATTTAAGGCTGCAAGATATAATTCAGAGGAAACTTTTGCAGGAGCATTG from Leptotrichia sp. oral taxon 215 str. W9775 includes:
- a CDS encoding MotA/TolQ/ExbB proton channel family protein encodes the protein MMIHYFIAGGIFMWGILLASICGFAIVLEKLWLFFTKEKDYTNEYRRQLFKLLLTESKDEIVKVTETKKDSVSTVITKIMKSIDLDLDKMEDVEREYIEEIIREAVLAQTGELEKGMWLLGAVVNTAPQLGLLGTVTGMIASFSALTANNADSAKAVAAGISEALYTTAFGLIVAIPSLVFYNYFNRRIDAIILEMERAALHFLTRIKKHEIVCKGAQL
- a CDS encoding MarR family winged helix-turn-helix transcriptional regulator, whose translation is MLKYKELLDTVITLTQVNSYFTKVLNENISEFGLNLTDFSVLDLLFQKGEQTTQKIGEKILVTSGSITYILNKLEKMGLICRNKSETDKRITHIRLTAEGRKAIFEILPLQIEKINEIFSNFSKEDLVSLNHLMKKFNF
- a CDS encoding biopolymer transporter ExbD; amino-acid sequence: MKFVNRRSKQNTEISMLNLIDVIFMLLIFFMIATTFNKYSQFQLSIPKSDAKFDKKEETRAEIVVDRNRNYYIKIGDNVKQISLEGIPAELDKLPKELLGNITVTADEHLEYGTIVETMAKLKNKNIKNINLNIQKNNK
- a CDS encoding hemolysin III family protein — protein: MKNSNNINLKKKSCQKNEMGLEKGTSHEEEIANFVSHTVGAGLSILGFILLIIRASWVNSIPAIISFIIFGLGLITLYTMSSIYHGLKPGTAKMVFEILDHSAIYILIAATYTPFLILVVKSPTGMLVLWIQWIICIVGITFKAFFTGRFRLFSTLLYLFMGWMIVFSWGELRANISNISLAFLIAGGILYSLGTIFYMWKICKYNHMIWHLFVLMGSIAHFFAVFLLV
- a CDS encoding exodeoxyribonuclease V subunit beta, giving the protein MNRTVLKASAGTGKTYRLSLEFIANLIKGTDYRNIVVMTFTKKATAEIKERIYDFLYQIAFEEYNWQDLEKNLKEIYGLKDSQINKEKLQEIYFNIIRNKDEIRIYTIDGFTNKIFKNTIAPFFGIYNFETLDEEDEEFYGNILGQILENEDYFEKFLFLVEEKNEKKKITTYIDFIKDILNIQNYFILSEEKTDFGEKKEDTSFVNYLEETFKHIEVVAEVKNKGNKSEYNPVTYYINKDFHNIYKKFKNIDEIIKDKIENKREKIDIIMQNWGAFYDKGGFKVKNGQSVKGKNVEDYIEKIDNLKEPFMKSLSKNIFTQKVIPLHEKMTEMAEIIYSIAENEKRKSKRFTHNDVSVYTYKFIYNKELSFIQGNGVTKNFLELIGGEIDTIMIDEFQDTSVLQWKILSLLMESAKNIICVGDEKQSIYGWRGGEKELFEKLDKIIDGKVENLDKSYRSYKQVIENVNRIYENYGENWEYSPVKYRDDEEYQGGYFSYCLREIPDKSEVAKTYEDIVDMIKKGKIKNLGKSCILCRTNTQIQKIVERLNEENIPYTLNNNASILNHEAVNPLYKLIKYFVFHNFVYFLEFMRSDLIGCLNDHVGYLLENKSKIEEYMRDEKNETFSEYVNRQEEITAVSLKKYEEIDKMERNNLLFSDVLYKVKELKKLAKNLNSKYEKENFSQKIIENFNVINFYSTNSDIKNIFNFFNILKENDNLFEFISFMEEKKDKITQMSSSDLEAINLMTIHKSKGLEFDTIFYYKSKKNISGSNNLEIYFEYDEKFTKLNKVLLTFGKYNKTFIEGDYSDIRENREYKKEMEEINADYVALTRAKKNLMLFFDTNKTVEKGLAKRLIDVYGENEGYECGEITESEKKIEDNLSENNQQTDEKLNRIMPYFSNSKVNFPVKDFKITLKEEFKRKKGLAIHYYFEHILNNIEEDKKTAKSALLSRYGNMLGKTILTEIISRLEEFISKNRDIYDKKYKVYTEFEIYDSEGNKKIMDRINIDEENKKIYIFDYKTGYEPLENETYIQQIENYKQILDKKLDGEYEIYTRILEV